In one Brienomyrus brachyistius isolate T26 chromosome 5, BBRACH_0.4, whole genome shotgun sequence genomic region, the following are encoded:
- the LOC125741787 gene encoding G protein-activated inward rectifier potassium channel 1-like produces MSVLRRKFGEDYQVVNTNTGAIYSAPAKKKRQRFVEKNGRCNVQHGNLGGETSRYISDLFTTLVDLKWRWNLLIFILTYTIAWLVMASMWWVIAYIRGDLNHGHDQSYTPCVANVYNFPSAFLFFIETEATIGYGSRYITEKCPEGIILFLFQSLLGSIVDAFLIGCMFIKMSQPKKRAETLMFSQDAVISQRDGKLCLMFRVGNLRNSHMVSAQIRCKLIKSRQTPEGEFLPLDQCELDVGFGTGADQLFLVSPLTICHEINPKSPFFDLSQRSLMSEQFEIVVILEGIVETTGMTCQARTSYTEDEVLWGHRFLPVMSLEEGFFRVDYSQFHSTFEVPTPSYSVKETEEKASLHSPAPTPTLSDGRVQRERVFSLDCINTIKERVRAGQSKKLHRLSSGKEDPQCQAHGTSSHQSEKACSTGDLPLQLQRICSVPGQGEAEQQQQLKAFSIHSRATTQSTGDLQKPGLPTALLPTPVLLAGGRTEDNLPAKLRKMNADR; encoded by the exons ATGTCCGTGCTACGGAGGAAATTTGGAGAGGACTATCAGGTTGTGAACACCAACACTGGAGCGATCTACTCAGCGCCAGCCAAAAAGAAGCGCCAACGCTTCGTGGAGAAGAACGGCCGCTGCAATGTTCAACACGGCAACCTGGGAGGGGAAACCAGCAGATACATATCAGACCTTTTCACTACGCTGGTGGATCTGAAGTGGCGTTGGAACTTGCTCATATTCATACTGACTTACACCATCGCCTGGCTGGTCATGGCTTCTATGTGGTGGGTCATCGCCTACATTAGAGGGGACCTTAATCACGGCCACGATCAATCGTATACTCCCTGTGTCGCCAATGTCTACAACTTTCCTTCCGCATTTCTATTCTTCATTGAGACGGAGGCCACCATCGGTTATGGCTCACGCTATATAACAGAGAAGTGCCCAGAAGGCATCATTCTCTTCCTGTTTCAGTCATTGTTAGGGTCTATCGTGGACGCTTTCCTCATAGGCTGCATGTTCATCAAGATGTCCCAGCCGAAGAAGCGCGCCGAGACTCTCATGTTCAGCCAGGACGCCGTCATCTCGCAACGCGACGGGAAACTCTGTCTCATGTTCAGAGTTGGCAACTTGAGAAACAGCCATATGGTGTCCGCACAAATTAGGTGCAAACTCATAAAG TCTAGACAAACTCCAGAAGGTGAGTTCCTCCCCTTGGACCAGTGTGAGCTGGACGTGGGCTTTGGGACTGGCGCAGACCAACTCTTCCTGGTGTCCCCACTCACAATCTGCCATGAGATCAACCCCAAAAGCCCCTTCTTTGACCTTTCACAGCGCTCCCTCATGAGTGAACAATTTGAGATCGTCGTCATCCTCGAAGGCATTGTGGAGACCactg GTATGACGTGCCAGGCTAGGACATCATACACCGAGGACGAGGTTCTATGGGGCCACCGCTTCCTTCCCGTTATGTCGCTAGAGGAAGGCTTCTTTCGTGTGGACTACTCCCAGTTCCACAGCACCTTCGAGGTGCCCACGCCATCGTACAGCGTCAAGGAGACTGAAGAAAAGGCGTCGCTGCATTCGCCTGCGCCAACACCAACTCTCAGTGATGGTCGGGTTCAGAGGGAGCGTGTCTTCTCACTGGACTGCATCAATACCATCAAGGAGCGGGTCAGGGCTGGCCAATCCAAGAAGCTACACCGGTTGAGCTCCGGAAAAGAGGACCCACAGTgccaggcacatgggacgagcTCCCACCAATCAGAGAAGGCCTGCAGCACCGGCGACCTGCCCCTCCAGCTGCAACGTATCTGCTCTGTGCCAGGCCAGGGAGAGGCAgagcaacagcagcagctcaAGGCTTTCAGTATACACTCTAGAGCTACAACTCAGTCCACAGGGGACCTGCAGAAGCCTGGGCTTCCCACTGCCCTCCTGCCCACTCCTGTCCTCTTGGCAGGAGGTCGCACTGAGGACAACTTGCCAGCAAAGCTGCGCAAAATGAACGCCGATCGCTGA